In the Babylonia areolata isolate BAREFJ2019XMU chromosome 34, ASM4173473v1, whole genome shotgun sequence genome, one interval contains:
- the LOC143277660 gene encoding uncharacterized protein LOC143277660 isoform X3, with translation METLGQEEKVSRGNRSADGPPAGVSSFAKVCRVSGNKKKPHHEAESKGTDWARDISMKYVSDQHQMMMMGGRQSGHGSSIHRFIRRGSRSGSRSFLPEHSQNVLRTSSSVFSSGSSAFGRPSASGVDTMSEVSSVATDTLSEASSSMAPSTVMSVSHVRGMHGQAGPGVYYL, from the exons ATGGAGACCCTCGGGCAGGAGGAGAAGGTCTCCCGTGGGAACAGGTCTGCTGACGGCCCGCCAGCTGGGGTGTCATCCTTCGCCAAGGTGTGTCGag TCTCTGGAAATAAGAAAAAACCACATCATGAAG cggaAAGTAAAGGAACCGACTGGGCAAGAG ACATCAGCATGAAGTACGTGAGTGACCAacatcagatgatgatgatgggaggcAGACAGAGTGGTCATGGGTCAAGCATTCACAGATTCATTAGAAGAG GATCCAGGTCCGGAAGCCGATCCTTCCTGCCGGAACACTCACAGAACGTGCTGCGCACATCCAGCAGTGTGTTCTCATCGGGGAGCAGCGCCTTCGGGAGACCGTCTGCCAGCGGCGTGGACACGATGAGCGAGGTCAGCTCTGTGGCAACCGACACACTGAGCGAAGCGTCCAGCTCCATGGCTCCCAGCACTGTCATGTCTGTCAGCCACGTGCGGGGGATGCATGGGCAGGCAGGCCCTGGGGTCTACTACctgtag
- the LOC143277660 gene encoding uncharacterized protein LOC143277660 isoform X2, whose protein sequence is METLGQEEKVSRGNRSADGPPAGVSSFAKVCRAESKGTDWARVNYILNIYGGVTLGLGTLMIIVAVFLYRKPPARDISMKYVSDQHQMMMMGGRQSGHGSSIHRFIRRGSRSGSRSFLPEHSQNVLRTSSSVFSSGSSAFGRPSASGVDTMSEVSSVATDTLSEASSSMAPSTVMSVSHVRGMHGQAGPGVYYL, encoded by the exons ATGGAGACCCTCGGGCAGGAGGAGAAGGTCTCCCGTGGGAACAGGTCTGCTGACGGCCCGCCAGCTGGGGTGTCATCCTTCGCCAAGGTGTGTCGag cggaAAGTAAAGGAACCGACTGGGCAAGAG TGAACTACATTCTGAACATTTACGGAGGAGTCACACTGGGCCTGGGTACCCTGATGATCATCGTGGCCGTTTTCCTCTACCGTAAACCTCCAGCCAGAG ACATCAGCATGAAGTACGTGAGTGACCAacatcagatgatgatgatgggaggcAGACAGAGTGGTCATGGGTCAAGCATTCACAGATTCATTAGAAGAG GATCCAGGTCCGGAAGCCGATCCTTCCTGCCGGAACACTCACAGAACGTGCTGCGCACATCCAGCAGTGTGTTCTCATCGGGGAGCAGCGCCTTCGGGAGACCGTCTGCCAGCGGCGTGGACACGATGAGCGAGGTCAGCTCTGTGGCAACCGACACACTGAGCGAAGCGTCCAGCTCCATGGCTCCCAGCACTGTCATGTCTGTCAGCCACGTGCGGGGGATGCATGGGCAGGCAGGCCCTGGGGTCTACTACctgtag
- the LOC143277660 gene encoding uncharacterized protein LOC143277660 isoform X1, with amino-acid sequence METLGQEEKVSRGNRSADGPPAGVSSFAKVCRVSGNKKKPHHEAESKGTDWARVNYILNIYGGVTLGLGTLMIIVAVFLYRKPPARDISMKYVSDQHQMMMMGGRQSGHGSSIHRFIRRGSRSGSRSFLPEHSQNVLRTSSSVFSSGSSAFGRPSASGVDTMSEVSSVATDTLSEASSSMAPSTVMSVSHVRGMHGQAGPGVYYL; translated from the exons ATGGAGACCCTCGGGCAGGAGGAGAAGGTCTCCCGTGGGAACAGGTCTGCTGACGGCCCGCCAGCTGGGGTGTCATCCTTCGCCAAGGTGTGTCGag TCTCTGGAAATAAGAAAAAACCACATCATGAAG cggaAAGTAAAGGAACCGACTGGGCAAGAG TGAACTACATTCTGAACATTTACGGAGGAGTCACACTGGGCCTGGGTACCCTGATGATCATCGTGGCCGTTTTCCTCTACCGTAAACCTCCAGCCAGAG ACATCAGCATGAAGTACGTGAGTGACCAacatcagatgatgatgatgggaggcAGACAGAGTGGTCATGGGTCAAGCATTCACAGATTCATTAGAAGAG GATCCAGGTCCGGAAGCCGATCCTTCCTGCCGGAACACTCACAGAACGTGCTGCGCACATCCAGCAGTGTGTTCTCATCGGGGAGCAGCGCCTTCGGGAGACCGTCTGCCAGCGGCGTGGACACGATGAGCGAGGTCAGCTCTGTGGCAACCGACACACTGAGCGAAGCGTCCAGCTCCATGGCTCCCAGCACTGTCATGTCTGTCAGCCACGTGCGGGGGATGCATGGGCAGGCAGGCCCTGGGGTCTACTACctgtag